The proteins below come from a single Maridesulfovibrio frigidus DSM 17176 genomic window:
- a CDS encoding metal-dependent hydrolase codes for MNHIFTWNGHSNFVIESGEKTVVIDPFFEGNPSTTAKWTSISKADVVLITHDHGDHVGQAAEICNTTGATLVCIFDFVPSMIDQGIASDKIIGMNMGGTVEVAGIKIKMVQAAHSCSEGSPAGFIVTYEDDFCIYCAGDTALFSSMELFGKFNNIDVAMLPTGGWFTMDSNDAAYACKLLGCKNAIPMHWGTFPILEQNTANFTAEVAKYAPECKVTELVIGEPTEVA; via the coding sequence ATGAACCATATTTTTACTTGGAACGGACATTCAAATTTTGTCATTGAATCTGGCGAAAAAACGGTAGTAATCGACCCTTTCTTTGAAGGAAACCCATCCACTACAGCGAAATGGACCTCCATTAGTAAAGCGGATGTAGTACTGATTACTCACGACCACGGCGACCATGTCGGTCAAGCCGCCGAAATTTGCAACACCACAGGCGCAACACTGGTTTGCATATTCGATTTCGTGCCTAGTATGATTGATCAGGGCATCGCTTCTGACAAAATCATAGGTATGAACATGGGCGGAACAGTTGAAGTGGCAGGTATCAAAATCAAAATGGTACAGGCGGCTCACTCCTGCTCAGAAGGCTCACCCGCAGGCTTTATTGTAACCTACGAAGATGATTTTTGCATATATTGCGCTGGTGACACCGCATTATTCTCATCCATGGAATTGTTCGGTAAATTTAACAACATTGATGTTGCAATGCTCCCTACAGGCGGCTGGTTCACAATGGATTCAAATGATGCAGCCTACGCGTGCAAACTTCTCGGATGCAAAAACGCTATTCCCATGCACTGGGGAACCTTCCCGATTCTTGAGCAGAATACCGCAAACTTTACTGCCGAGGTCGCAAAGTATGCTCCTGAATGTAAAGTAACCGAGTTAGTTATCGGCGAACCGACTGAGGTTGCATAA
- a CDS encoding enoyl-ACP reductase FabI, producing MLLEGKKAVIFGVANEKSIAYGIAEQFKKQGAKLAFSYVNDAIKKRVEPISEELGGEFIFPCDVSSDEDVAKSAQFVKEQWGDVDILVHSVAFANRDDLKKRYIETSRDGFHLAMNVSAYSLVSLCNAFEPLMNEGGSVMAMTYLGSSKVITNYNVMGVAKAALEASVRYLACDMGAKGIRVNALSAGPIKTLASSGISGFKTIFSHIEERGPLHKNVTTEEVGKTATYLASDLSSGVTGEVLFVDCGYNIMGI from the coding sequence ATGCTGCTGGAAGGAAAAAAAGCTGTAATTTTCGGTGTGGCAAACGAAAAAAGTATTGCCTACGGAATTGCTGAACAGTTTAAAAAGCAAGGCGCAAAGCTTGCTTTCAGTTATGTTAATGATGCTATTAAAAAACGCGTTGAGCCTATCAGTGAAGAGCTTGGCGGTGAATTTATATTCCCTTGTGATGTCAGCAGTGATGAAGACGTAGCAAAGTCCGCTCAGTTCGTAAAAGAACAATGGGGAGACGTTGATATACTCGTTCACTCGGTTGCATTCGCAAACCGCGATGACCTAAAAAAACGTTACATTGAAACTTCTCGCGACGGTTTCCACCTCGCAATGAACGTTTCAGCCTATTCACTTGTTTCGCTCTGTAACGCATTTGAACCACTCATGAATGAGGGTGGATCAGTTATGGCTATGACTTACCTTGGGTCTTCTAAGGTCATCACTAACTATAACGTAATGGGCGTAGCAAAAGCTGCTCTTGAAGCTAGCGTACGCTATCTTGCTTGCGATATGGGTGCTAAAGGCATCAGAGTTAACGCTCTAAGTGCCGGCCCTATTAAAACTTTGGCTTCATCCGGAATATCCGGGTTTAAGACCATATTCTCACACATCGAAGAGCGCGGCCCTCTTCATAAGAATGTGACCACAGAAGAAGTAGGAAAGACTGCCACCTACCTTGCCTCAGATTTGTCTAGCGGTGTTACCGGAGAAGTTCTCTTCGTTGATTGCGGCTACAACATCATGGGAATTTAG
- a CDS encoding outer membrane homotrimeric porin, with product MKKLMILAILATLVLAMAGTASAVDLEAKGKFQFQANFMDNSDFLSAKNNGVQEDDLNFYFRARTQFRFIANENLMSELYVEYKTRIGTASDSSLVDSSSDRTLGIKRVFLQYRFPETEVLTTAGIFSINLPGAAAGSMVMGDLDAGALTISTPITDVIAASVGFIRAYDATSDDSGGVYSTTGSNSKDELDLFYGAVPVTIDGLEATPYFMYGLIGKDTYTAVSGRAGLTAPSAATFTKSVNSWWAGTSFGMTMFDPIVLKADFAYGDLDADQKQNDRSGWGADLSLAYTGMDFMQPKFVFAYTSGEDDKTSNGSERLPVINNDFAFGTYYYGGSALTSADLNSNQQVGQMVLGLSFEDISFLDKLTHDFHFLYIKGTNDKDLIQNNTGLTNISADGNFLTTKDQAFEIDFNTNYQIYDELAAIIEFGYIGMDLDKDTWSAYDTTRDGKEDPALKLAVGLVYEF from the coding sequence ATGAAAAAATTAATGATCCTCGCTATTCTAGCTACTCTAGTGCTAGCTATGGCAGGAACCGCTTCTGCGGTTGATCTCGAAGCCAAAGGTAAATTCCAGTTCCAGGCTAACTTCATGGACAACAGCGATTTCCTATCCGCTAAAAACAATGGCGTTCAAGAAGATGACTTGAACTTCTACTTTAGAGCTCGTACTCAGTTCCGTTTCATTGCAAACGAAAACTTGATGTCAGAATTGTATGTTGAATACAAAACTCGCATTGGTACAGCTAGTGATTCTTCACTTGTTGACAGTTCTTCTGACCGTACTCTCGGAATCAAACGCGTATTCTTGCAGTACCGTTTCCCAGAAACAGAAGTATTGACCACTGCTGGTATCTTCTCCATCAACCTTCCTGGTGCCGCTGCTGGTTCCATGGTAATGGGTGACCTTGACGCTGGTGCTCTTACTATCAGCACACCTATCACAGATGTTATCGCTGCTTCAGTTGGTTTCATCCGTGCATATGATGCAACTTCTGATGATTCAGGCGGAGTTTACTCCACTACTGGTTCTAACTCCAAAGATGAACTTGACCTCTTCTATGGTGCAGTTCCTGTAACAATCGACGGTCTTGAAGCAACTCCTTACTTCATGTACGGTCTTATCGGTAAAGACACATACACAGCTGTTTCCGGACGCGCTGGCTTGACAGCTCCTTCTGCTGCAACTTTCACCAAGAGTGTTAACTCCTGGTGGGCTGGTACTTCCTTCGGAATGACCATGTTCGATCCAATCGTTCTAAAAGCTGACTTCGCATACGGTGATCTTGATGCAGACCAGAAACAGAACGACCGTTCCGGTTGGGGCGCTGACTTGTCTCTTGCTTACACAGGCATGGACTTCATGCAGCCTAAATTTGTTTTCGCTTACACCTCTGGTGAAGATGACAAAACATCCAATGGTTCTGAACGTCTTCCTGTAATCAACAATGACTTCGCTTTCGGTACTTACTACTACGGTGGTTCTGCTCTAACTTCTGCTGACCTTAACAGCAATCAGCAGGTTGGTCAGATGGTTCTTGGTCTGTCTTTCGAAGATATCTCTTTCCTCGACAAACTGACTCATGACTTCCACTTCTTGTACATCAAAGGTACCAACGATAAAGATCTTATCCAGAACAACACTGGCCTGACTAACATCAGCGCTGATGGTAACTTCTTGACTACTAAAGACCAGGCTTTTGAAATTGACTTCAACACAAACTACCAGATCTACGACGAACTGGCTGCTATCATTGAATTCGGTTACATCGGAATGGATCTTGATAAAGACACATGGTCTGCTTACGACACTACACGTGACGGTAAAGAAGATCCTGCTCTTAAACTCGCAGTTGGCCTTGTTTACGAATTCTAA
- the hisD gene encoding histidinol dehydrogenase — protein sequence MPCKNIDYSGQDSWPEIKKWLDLRKNPDQKVDGIVRDILDAVKSDGDQALIKYTKKFDCPIFNMDMLKVTADNLSLAYAEVQSEDLEIIEESIRNVKDFHRRQVQESWWTADEDGTILGQLVRPVDRVGLYVPGGQGGETPLISSMIMNAVPAQVAGVKQIAVISPPRKDGTLNPYILATAQILGITEIYAGGSAWAIGALAYGTETIKPCDVIAGPGNIFVATAKGQLVGEVGIDMIAGPSEVAILADESANPVWIAADMLSQAEHDPLAASILITWDKTLGDKVKEELRIQAKKLPRGEIALQSLNAWGAVVNVPDRKTGIDFSNNMAPEHLELAFDDPWSAIGLIKHAGAIFMGHHTPEPIGDYFAGPNHVLPTVGTARFSSALSVDTFCKKSSLIYTDQNYVSRHGAKIARLARLEGLEAHARSVESRYK from the coding sequence ATGCCTTGCAAGAATATAGACTACTCCGGCCAAGATTCATGGCCTGAAATCAAAAAATGGCTAGACCTGCGCAAAAACCCAGATCAAAAAGTTGACGGAATCGTCAGAGACATTCTTGATGCTGTTAAATCTGATGGTGACCAGGCTCTTATTAAGTATACCAAGAAATTCGACTGTCCCATTTTCAACATGGATATGCTCAAAGTTACTGCGGATAACCTCAGTCTTGCATATGCTGAAGTTCAAAGTGAAGACCTAGAAATAATTGAAGAATCTATCCGCAATGTAAAAGATTTCCATCGCAGACAGGTTCAAGAATCATGGTGGACTGCTGACGAAGATGGAACAATACTTGGCCAGCTTGTCAGGCCAGTTGACCGCGTCGGCCTATATGTTCCCGGCGGACAAGGCGGCGAAACACCACTTATTTCCAGCATGATTATGAATGCAGTTCCTGCACAGGTTGCAGGAGTTAAGCAAATCGCGGTCATTTCTCCTCCGAGAAAAGACGGCACGCTGAATCCATACATACTTGCCACAGCGCAGATACTTGGAATAACCGAAATTTACGCAGGTGGTTCTGCATGGGCGATTGGAGCTCTTGCATATGGTACTGAAACCATTAAGCCTTGCGACGTAATTGCCGGACCAGGTAATATTTTTGTAGCTACAGCCAAAGGTCAGCTTGTTGGTGAAGTCGGCATTGATATGATAGCCGGCCCCAGTGAAGTAGCAATTCTAGCTGACGAATCTGCAAATCCAGTATGGATTGCGGCAGATATGCTCTCACAAGCAGAACATGATCCACTCGCCGCTTCAATCTTAATCACTTGGGATAAGACACTAGGTGACAAGGTTAAAGAAGAACTCAGGATTCAGGCGAAAAAATTGCCACGCGGTGAAATAGCCTTACAGTCCCTCAATGCATGGGGTGCTGTAGTAAATGTTCCTGACAGAAAAACTGGAATAGATTTTTCAAACAATATGGCACCTGAACACTTGGAATTGGCGTTTGATGATCCATGGTCCGCCATCGGACTTATCAAGCATGCCGGCGCAATTTTCATGGGACACCACACCCCTGAGCCTATCGGAGACTATTTTGCCGGCCCAAATCACGTTCTACCTACAGTAGGTACAGCTAGATTTTCATCTGCGCTTTCAGTAGATACATTTTGCAAAAAATCCAGTTTGATTTATACAGATCAGAACTACGTTTCAAGACATGGCGCTAAAATTGCCAGACTGGCTAGACTTGAAGGACTTGAAGCGCACGCCCGTTCAGTTGAATCCCGTTACAAATAA
- the rpsF gene encoding 30S ribosomal protein S6 has protein sequence MLRKYEALLLLSPELASDSRKAIVEGVVAIIDREGGNLEEIDDWGSRQLAYPVQNQSRGYYVRVVFKAPAPLVAELERNIRITEGIFKFVTVKLDDTVQAKEEA, from the coding sequence ATGCTCAGAAAGTACGAAGCACTATTGCTTTTAAGCCCCGAGCTTGCGAGCGACAGCCGCAAAGCTATCGTTGAAGGGGTTGTAGCCATCATTGATCGTGAAGGCGGCAATCTTGAGGAAATAGACGATTGGGGATCACGCCAGTTGGCTTACCCTGTCCAGAACCAGTCCCGTGGGTACTACGTTCGTGTAGTTTTCAAAGCACCAGCACCGTTGGTAGCAGAACTCGAACGCAACATCCGTATCACTGAAGGAATCTTCAAGTTTGTTACAGTTAAACTTGACGATACCGTACAGGCTAAGGAGGAAGCTTAA
- a CDS encoding UbiX family flavin prenyltransferase — translation MDKKRIVLAITGASGTIYSSILAKALGKMDDVELHLILSDAALKVMELETNLMPEDLTDHADFVYPQELISAPPASGSWQHDGMIVCPCSMASLAAIAQGFGANLIHRAADVCLKERNKLVLVTRETPLSLIHIRNMETITLAGGIIMPASPGFYHSPKSINDLAAHMAGRVLEQLNIPHDLYQRWGENSQR, via the coding sequence ATGGATAAAAAAAGAATTGTCCTTGCTATAACTGGTGCAAGCGGCACAATTTACTCTTCAATTTTAGCTAAAGCACTAGGCAAAATGGATGATGTTGAACTGCATCTTATTTTGTCAGATGCGGCGCTGAAAGTCATGGAACTTGAAACGAACTTAATGCCTGAAGATTTAACAGATCACGCTGACTTTGTTTACCCGCAGGAATTAATATCGGCACCTCCAGCGAGCGGATCATGGCAACATGACGGTATGATAGTCTGCCCTTGCTCAATGGCATCACTAGCAGCAATAGCACAGGGATTCGGTGCAAATCTTATTCACAGAGCAGCCGATGTGTGCCTTAAAGAACGCAACAAGCTAGTATTAGTTACCCGCGAAACTCCCCTGAGCCTGATTCATATAAGAAACATGGAAACAATAACATTAGCTGGTGGGATCATAATGCCGGCCTCGCCCGGATTTTATCACTCTCCCAAAAGCATTAACGATCTCGCAGCTCATATGGCTGGCAGAGTGCTAGAACAATTAAATATCCCCCACGATCTATATCAGCGCTGGGGCGAAAACTCACAGAGGTAA
- the purT gene encoding formate-dependent phosphoribosylglycinamide formyltransferase — MVTLGTAGTSSARKMMLLGGGELGKEVVIEAQRLGVEVIVVDRYENTPAMQVAHRSYVLSMLDADALRKVIETEKPDFIVPEIEAIATQTLVDLEKEGFNVIPTAIAARLTMDREGIRRLAAEEIGLKTSPYKFADTKEEYLAAVKEIGIPCVIKPVMSSSGKGQSTVKSESDIDYSWEYSQSGGRTGEGRIIVEAFVEFDYEITLLTVRHKDGTSYCQPIGHRQEDGDYRESWQPQPMSAIALEKAQDYALRITNALGGRGLFGVELFIKGDEIFFSEVSPRPHDTGLVTVISQDMSQFALHVRAIIGLPVPAIRQYGPAASSVILSNGKSTSPSFVNVDKALEGPDTKVLIFGKGECDGVRRLGVALALGKDVDDAKKRAIKASSTVEVKY, encoded by the coding sequence ATGGTAACTCTTGGAACAGCCGGAACTAGTTCTGCTCGTAAGATGATGCTTCTTGGCGGTGGTGAGCTTGGTAAGGAAGTCGTAATTGAAGCTCAGCGGTTGGGTGTAGAAGTTATTGTTGTTGACAGGTATGAAAACACACCTGCTATGCAGGTTGCTCATCGCAGCTATGTTCTTTCTATGCTCGATGCAGATGCTCTCCGTAAAGTTATAGAAACTGAAAAACCTGATTTCATCGTACCTGAAATTGAGGCTATTGCTACTCAGACTCTTGTTGATCTCGAGAAGGAAGGATTCAATGTAATTCCTACTGCCATTGCCGCAAGACTTACTATGGACCGCGAAGGTATCCGTAGGTTGGCAGCTGAAGAGATCGGCCTCAAAACATCTCCATATAAATTTGCTGATACTAAAGAAGAATATCTCGCAGCCGTAAAAGAAATAGGCATTCCTTGCGTGATTAAGCCTGTTATGAGCTCGTCCGGTAAAGGGCAGAGCACAGTAAAGAGCGAAAGTGATATCGACTATTCATGGGAATATTCGCAGTCTGGCGGCAGAACTGGAGAAGGGCGCATTATTGTAGAAGCATTCGTTGAATTCGACTACGAAATTACCTTGCTCACAGTTCGCCACAAAGACGGGACATCATACTGCCAGCCTATAGGTCACAGGCAGGAAGATGGCGATTACCGTGAATCATGGCAGCCACAGCCTATGAGCGCCATTGCCCTCGAAAAAGCGCAGGATTACGCTCTTAGAATTACAAATGCACTTGGCGGGCGCGGCCTGTTCGGAGTGGAGCTGTTCATTAAAGGTGATGAAATTTTCTTTAGTGAAGTTTCACCTCGTCCACATGATACCGGCCTTGTTACCGTTATTTCTCAGGATATGAGCCAGTTTGCATTGCATGTCCGCGCGATCATTGGACTGCCTGTTCCGGCTATTCGCCAGTACGGACCAGCGGCTTCCAGCGTAATTCTTTCAAATGGTAAATCAACATCTCCTTCCTTCGTAAATGTTGATAAAGCATTGGAAGGTCCTGATACGAAAGTATTGATCTTCGGGAAGGGTGAATGTGACGGAGTACGCAGACTAGGTGTTGCTCTTGCGCTTGGTAAAGATGTTGATGACGCTAAAAAACGCGCTATCAAAGCTTCATCAACCGTAGAAGTTAAGTACTAA
- a CDS encoding Na+/H+ antiporter NhaC family protein, with protein sequence MKQEANGWALAPLALFLVIFIGTGFSLTMSETNMAFYQLSATVAILPAIAWAVWMGKGVLTDKINVFLRGAGDSGIITMCMIYLLAGGFASVAKAIGGVESTVNLGLSVVPASMVLPGLFIIAAFIATAMGTSMGTIAAIAPIAVGVATKTDIPSALLMGSVVGGAMFGDNLSMISDTTIAATRTQGCEMADKFKMNFLIAMPAAVLTIVILYIVGEGGQVLQEGSYSLIKVLPYFLILAMAVIGINVFIVLGSGIVLTGIVGLISVTDFGMLKFSQDIYSGFTGMQEILVLSLLIGGLGELIKYHGGITYIINFIGKLTRGTKSTRAGEFSIGALSVFSDLCTANNTVAIILTGGMAKEIAKSHNVDPRRSASLLDIFSCIIQGLIPYGAQILLAGSISQLSPLEIVGNMYYCYILAFVAIISIIIGFPKARS encoded by the coding sequence ATGAAACAGGAAGCTAACGGATGGGCTTTAGCCCCATTGGCCTTATTTTTGGTGATATTTATCGGCACTGGTTTTTCTCTAACTATGAGTGAAACTAATATGGCTTTTTATCAGTTGTCCGCAACTGTTGCTATATTGCCTGCAATAGCGTGGGCTGTTTGGATGGGAAAAGGCGTTTTGACGGATAAGATTAATGTTTTCCTTAGAGGCGCAGGTGATTCCGGAATAATAACGATGTGTATGATTTATCTGCTGGCTGGCGGGTTTGCTTCAGTTGCCAAAGCCATCGGAGGGGTCGAGTCGACAGTTAACCTCGGTTTGTCCGTTGTTCCTGCATCCATGGTTCTTCCTGGGCTGTTCATTATTGCGGCGTTTATAGCAACCGCTATGGGGACCTCTATGGGAACCATTGCAGCCATTGCGCCGATTGCCGTAGGAGTTGCGACCAAAACAGATATTCCATCAGCCTTGCTCATGGGGTCCGTTGTCGGTGGTGCAATGTTCGGAGATAATCTTTCCATGATTTCCGATACGACAATTGCGGCCACTCGAACTCAGGGTTGTGAAATGGCTGATAAATTCAAGATGAATTTCTTGATAGCAATGCCCGCGGCAGTGTTAACTATTGTCATATTATATATAGTCGGTGAGGGCGGACAGGTATTACAGGAAGGTAGCTACAGCTTGATTAAAGTGCTTCCTTACTTCCTAATTCTAGCGATGGCTGTGATTGGAATAAACGTATTTATTGTTCTGGGATCCGGTATTGTTCTCACAGGAATTGTTGGATTAATATCAGTAACTGATTTTGGAATGCTTAAATTTTCACAGGATATTTATTCAGGATTTACCGGAATGCAGGAAATTCTGGTTTTATCACTTCTGATTGGCGGGCTTGGTGAGCTGATTAAATACCACGGAGGAATAACCTATATCATTAATTTTATAGGTAAATTGACTCGTGGGACAAAATCAACAAGAGCAGGGGAGTTCAGCATTGGAGCTTTGTCCGTTTTTTCTGATCTATGTACAGCGAACAATACTGTAGCCATCATCCTGACAGGCGGAATGGCAAAAGAAATTGCCAAGAGCCATAATGTGGACCCACGCCGGAGTGCCAGCCTCTTAGATATATTTTCATGTATCATACAGGGATTGATTCCTTACGGCGCTCAAATTCTGCTAGCAGGCTCAATTTCACAGTTGTCTCCGCTCGAAATCGTCGGGAATATGTATTATTGTTACATACTTGCGTTTGTCGCAATCATAAGCATTATCATTGGATTTCCTAAAGCTAGATCCTAG
- the rpsR gene encoding 30S ribosomal protein S18, translating to MAFKRKFTPKRKFCRFCADKALPLDYKRPDILKDFVTERGKIIARRITGTCAKHQRRLTTEIKRSRQMALMLYTTVHSTDVKKRSI from the coding sequence ATGGCATTCAAGAGAAAATTCACACCAAAAAGGAAGTTCTGTCGTTTTTGCGCAGATAAAGCACTTCCACTCGATTATAAACGTCCTGACATTCTTAAGGACTTTGTTACCGAACGCGGCAAAATTATTGCCCGCAGAATTACTGGTACATGTGCAAAGCACCAACGCCGCCTGACTACTGAAATTAAACGTTCAAGACAGATGGCCCTAATGCTTTACACCACCGTGCATAGCACTGACGTTAAGAAGAGAAGCATCTAG
- the uvrC gene encoding excinuclease ABC subunit UvrC gives MSFEFIAVDFPTSPGVYLMKDSTGLIIYVGKARILRKRLSSYFRSIDKHTPKTKVLVSKIASIDTLVTATEKEALLLEASLIKKHRPRYNVVLRDDKQYVLFRLDKRAEYPRLRMTRKVVRDGSVYFGPYTSSFFARETWKILGKVFPLRKCSDSAFRNRTRPCLYHDIGQCLGPCVNFVPREQYMALVKKVEMLLSGKAADLISDLRHEMEEAAAELAYEQAAKIRDQITAISKTIEKQAVVLDDRSDIDVIALAESSRGVGLGLLFVRKGRLLDKKDFFWAGLSLEDGEEVLHSFINQFYSSTKYIPPKLLVPFEFDMQGSSEILAERSKSPVRIGTPQTTEEKRLLDIARKNAAIGAQEKKNDDILDVLFAKLNLPSRPERIECIDASHLGGEGMRVGMVVYELGKPEKSQYRTYVFPELEHSSDDYAALYHWVFKRIDSGPPWADLILIDGGKGQLSSVEKAFADNWKSETPIPQLSSIAKGPTRRAGELEDRIFTPGRKNHLPLKGGSPALLFLQRLRDEAHRFVIGKQRKSRKKKALQSEVLSLPGIGPKTARLLWDEYGSVQKMKEATAVELAKVPGIGKVRAKQIYKAFQELG, from the coding sequence ATGAGTTTTGAGTTTATTGCTGTCGATTTTCCGACATCGCCCGGTGTATATCTCATGAAAGATTCTACCGGCCTTATTATATATGTAGGGAAAGCTCGAATTCTTCGTAAACGGCTTTCATCATATTTCAGGTCTATTGATAAGCATACTCCTAAAACAAAGGTTTTGGTTTCAAAGATTGCGTCAATAGATACGCTTGTTACCGCTACTGAGAAGGAAGCTTTGCTTTTAGAGGCAAGTCTTATCAAGAAGCACAGGCCACGGTATAACGTGGTTTTACGAGATGATAAACAATATGTCCTTTTCAGACTTGATAAGCGCGCGGAGTATCCTAGACTCCGCATGACCCGGAAGGTTGTGCGCGATGGTTCAGTATATTTCGGGCCGTATACTTCTAGTTTCTTTGCGCGCGAAACTTGGAAAATCCTAGGTAAAGTATTTCCTTTGCGTAAATGTTCGGATTCCGCCTTTAGGAATAGAACAAGGCCGTGTCTTTATCATGATATAGGGCAGTGCCTTGGGCCATGCGTTAATTTTGTTCCGCGTGAGCAGTATATGGCGTTGGTGAAGAAGGTAGAGATGCTGCTTTCCGGCAAAGCTGCAGATTTGATCTCGGATTTGCGTCATGAAATGGAAGAGGCTGCAGCGGAACTCGCTTATGAGCAGGCTGCTAAGATTCGCGATCAGATCACAGCTATCAGCAAAACAATCGAAAAGCAGGCTGTTGTGCTCGATGATAGGTCTGATATTGACGTTATCGCCCTTGCGGAGTCATCGCGCGGGGTTGGTTTAGGATTACTTTTTGTTCGCAAGGGGCGTTTACTAGATAAAAAAGATTTCTTCTGGGCTGGATTAAGTCTTGAGGATGGTGAAGAAGTTCTACACAGCTTTATCAACCAATTTTATTCGTCAACAAAATACATTCCACCGAAACTTCTCGTGCCGTTTGAGTTTGATATGCAAGGTTCGTCTGAAATTTTAGCGGAGCGTAGCAAGTCACCAGTTCGAATTGGTACTCCGCAGACAACTGAAGAGAAGCGTCTTTTAGACATTGCCCGTAAAAATGCGGCTATTGGAGCACAGGAAAAAAAGAATGACGACATTCTTGATGTACTTTTTGCGAAATTAAACCTTCCTTCGCGCCCTGAGCGGATTGAGTGTATTGATGCCTCTCATCTTGGCGGTGAGGGGATGCGCGTAGGCATGGTTGTTTATGAGCTCGGTAAGCCTGAAAAATCGCAGTATCGCACTTATGTCTTTCCAGAGCTCGAGCATTCTTCTGATGATTATGCAGCGCTATATCACTGGGTGTTTAAGAGAATTGATTCTGGTCCGCCATGGGCTGATCTTATCTTAATAGATGGGGGGAAGGGGCAGCTTAGCTCAGTTGAAAAGGCTTTTGCCGATAATTGGAAGTCAGAGACACCAATTCCGCAACTTTCTTCAATAGCAAAGGGGCCGACTCGAAGGGCGGGTGAGTTAGAAGATAGAATTTTTACACCCGGACGAAAAAATCACCTGCCGCTCAAAGGTGGTAGTCCTGCCTTACTGTTTTTACAGCGGTTGAGGGATGAAGCTCACAGGTTTGTAATCGGTAAACAGCGAAAATCGCGCAAGAAGAAGGCCCTGCAGAGTGAGGTGCTGAGTTTGCCCGGTATCGGTCCGAAAACAGCACGTCTTTTATGGGATGAATACGGTTCCGTGCAGAAGATGAAAGAAGCAACTGCCGTGGAATTAGCTAAAGTACCGGGAATCGGTAAGGTTCGAGCTAAGCAGATATACAAGGCTTTTCAGGAGCTTGGTTAG
- a CDS encoding phosphoribosylaminoimidazolesuccinocarboxamide synthase, with protein sequence MSKVHVIDTDIKELKLLSKGKVRDIYEVDAETLLIITTDRISAYDVIMPTPIEDKGKILNQITLFWMEMCKDIVPNHLIASNVDDYPEVLHKYKDQLQGRSVLVKKAKPLPIECIVRGYITGSGWKDYLATGKVSGHELPKGLQESEMLEKPLFTPSTKADLGEHDENITVDKAMEMLGSDLLEKVQDVTLAIYRRARDFAKERGIIIADTKFEFGLVGDELIVIDEVLTPDSSRFWPMEGYKAGQSQPSFDKQFLRDWLTVIDFNKQPPAPEIPENIASKTREKYLEAFKLLTSSELDA encoded by the coding sequence ATGTCGAAAGTACATGTGATCGATACAGATATTAAAGAATTGAAACTTCTCTCGAAAGGGAAAGTTCGCGATATTTACGAAGTTGATGCTGAAACACTGCTTATAATTACAACAGATAGAATCTCTGCTTATGATGTAATCATGCCGACCCCTATCGAAGATAAGGGTAAAATTCTAAACCAGATCACCTTATTCTGGATGGAAATGTGCAAAGACATCGTACCTAACCATTTGATTGCTTCAAATGTAGATGACTATCCAGAAGTTCTTCATAAGTATAAAGATCAGCTTCAAGGCCGCAGTGTGTTGGTAAAGAAAGCCAAACCTCTTCCAATTGAATGTATCGTTCGCGGATACATCACAGGATCAGGCTGGAAAGATTACCTTGCAACAGGCAAAGTATCTGGACATGAACTCCCCAAGGGACTTCAGGAGTCTGAAATGCTTGAAAAGCCTCTATTTACGCCTTCAACAAAAGCAGATTTAGGCGAACATGATGAAAACATCACAGTTGATAAAGCAATGGAAATGCTGGGCAGCGACCTCCTTGAAAAGGTTCAGGATGTAACCCTTGCCATTTACCGCCGTGCTAGAGACTTCGCTAAAGAGCGCGGAATTATTATTGCTGACACTAAATTTGAATTCGGTCTTGTAGGCGATGAACTAATCGTAATTGATGAAGTTCTAACTCCTGACTCTTCAAGATTCTGGCCGATGGAAGGATATAAAGCAGGACAATCACAGCCTAGCTTCGACAAACAATTTTTGCGAGATTGGCTGACTGTCATTGATTTCAATAAACAGCCTCCTGCACCTGAAATTCCAGAGAACATTGCATCAAAAACCCGCGAGAAGTACCTAGAAGCGTTTAAGCTCTTGACCAGTTCCGAACTTGATGCTTAA